The proteins below are encoded in one region of Clostridium estertheticum:
- a CDS encoding CLC_0170 family protein encodes MRILGLFDIYFLAMMLIEGTIVLTVDARFFKKSGSVILSRKAHTIGWISIIIAIILFIIRWMI; translated from the coding sequence ATGAGAATATTAGGTTTGTTTGATATATATTTTTTAGCAATGATGCTGATTGAAGGCACCATTGTACTTACCGTAGATGCTAGATTTTTTAAGAAGTCTGGCAGTGTGATTCTTAGTAGAAAAGCGCACACCATAGGTTGGATTTCAATAATTATAGCTATCATTCTATTTATAATAAGGTGGATGATTTAA
- the ispE gene encoding 4-(cytidine 5'-diphospho)-2-C-methyl-D-erythritol kinase translates to MLVKAYGKINISLDVVGKREDGYHLLKMIMQNVDLYDSLSFQKCNKGINISCNKPYIPTDEKNLVYKAAKLFMDTYDIHEGINIYLKKNIPVAAGMAGGSADAAAVLKALPQIFKIDVDVNELMKLGVKIGADVPYCIMGGTALCEGIGEIITPLKPFKNQILVLVKPNFGVSTKEVFKNLDVTKIFKHPDTDSIIKAMEQENVEAVCNGMKNLLENVTLRKYPVLKRIKEDMVKMGAMGSMMSGSGPTIFAFFDDMLKAQRCYDKFKIQYKEIYLTRTI, encoded by the coding sequence ATGTTAGTAAAAGCTTATGGAAAAATAAACATATCTTTAGATGTAGTAGGTAAAAGAGAAGATGGGTATCATCTACTAAAAATGATTATGCAAAATGTAGATTTATATGATTCTTTGTCCTTTCAAAAATGTAATAAGGGTATTAATATAAGCTGTAATAAACCTTACATACCTACAGATGAGAAAAATTTAGTATATAAAGCTGCAAAACTTTTTATGGATACTTATGATATTCATGAAGGCATAAACATATATCTTAAAAAAAACATCCCGGTTGCCGCAGGTATGGCGGGTGGTAGTGCAGATGCAGCGGCTGTTTTAAAGGCACTTCCGCAGATTTTTAAAATAGATGTGGATGTTAATGAACTTATGAAGCTCGGCGTAAAAATAGGGGCAGATGTTCCTTATTGCATAATGGGAGGAACTGCATTGTGTGAGGGGATAGGAGAAATTATTACTCCTCTTAAGCCATTTAAAAACCAAATTTTAGTGCTTGTAAAGCCTAATTTTGGAGTATCAACAAAGGAAGTTTTTAAAAATTTAGATGTTACCAAAATTTTTAAGCATCCAGATACTGATTCAATAATTAAGGCTATGGAACAAGAAAACGTAGAGGCTGTATGTAACGGCATGAAAAACTTGCTTGAAAATGTTACTTTAAGAAAATATCCCGTGCTTAAAAGGATAAAAGAAGATATGGTTAAAATGGGTGCAATGGGTTCTATGATGAGTGGAAGCGGACCTACGATATTTGCTTTCTTCGATGATATGTTAAAAGCCCAAAGATGTTATGATAAATTTAAAATTCAATATAAAGAAATATATTTAACAAGAACAATTTAG